The window TCCAGTCGGTGATGTAGACCTCGTGGTCGGGCAGCAAGGTCTCGACGGTGCCGCGCAGCAGGGTCGCGTAGTGGCCGGACATAGGCGCGACCAGCAGGATCTTGGGCTGCGGCTTGCGCCGGCCTTCGATCTTGCGGTCGAAATTGATCAGGTTGCAGAAGGGGCGCTGCCAGACGACCCGCTCCTCGACCGCCACCTTGACGCCGTTCATGGTCGTCTCGTCGAGCCCGAAGGCCGGCTTGCCATAACGGCGCGTGCTGCGTTCGAACAGTTCGCAGGAGGCGGCGACCGAGCGGCCGAACGGGGTATAGGTCAGCGGATTCGCCGGGTTCTTGAAGGCGAGCTGCATGGCGTCGGACAAAGCCCGCGCCGGGCTGACCATCATATGAACCGCTTCATAGGCGTGATAGGCGAACGACATGGTGGCCCTTTCGCTCTTTCGCAGCGCCGCATTCACGATGCACCGCAACAGAGAACGCAGCCTAAGTGGAATTTGTTCTCATTCAATCGTTCAAAGGGCTAAGATTTCCTTGTGATGCCGATTAGCCACAGCTTCTTACTCCCCATGCGCCAGGCGCTTTACGAAGATTGCGCGCCGTGACGATCGCCGACCTCATTCCATCCGCCCCCGGAGGCATGCCGCGGCATCTGCGGCTCGACACACTGGTGCGTTTGCGCTGGCTGGCGATCGCCGGCCAGAGCGTCGCCGTCGCCGGCGTCCATTTCGGCCTCGGCTTTTCCCTGCCCTTCGGCTGGTGCTTCCTGGTCATCGCGGTCTCGGCCTGGCTCAACATCGCGCTGCGCATCCGCTTTCCGCTGAGCCACAGGCTGCGCGAGGGCGCGGCGACGGCGTTGCTCGGCTTCGACATCCTCCAACTCGCGGCGCTGCTCTACCTCACGGGCGGCCTGCAAAATCCGTTCGCGATCCTGTTCCTGGCACCGGTGATGATCTCGGCGACGGCGCTGCCGCCGCGGCACACGCTGGCGCTGGGTCTGCTCGCCGCCGGATTGGCGACACTGCTCACCATTCTGCACTGGCCTTTGCCCTGGGCCGGGACGGGGCGGCCGGTGCTGCCGCCGCAATATCAGGTCGGCAATTGGATCGCGCTGCTGCTCGGGCTCGGCTTCACCGGCATCTATGCCTGGCGTGTCGCCAAGGAGGCGCGCGACCTCTCGGAAGCGCTGGCCGCAACCGAGCTGGTGCTGGCGCGCGAGCAGCACCTTTCCCAGCTGGACGGGCTCGCGGCCGCGGCTGCGCACGAACTCGGCACGCCACTCGCGACGATAGCGCTGGTCGCCCGCGAGCTGTCGCGGCTCGCCCCGGCCGAGGGCGAGATGGCGGAAGACATCACCTTGCTGCGCGAGCAGGTCGAGCGCTGCCGCGGCATTTTGGGCAAGCTCGCCTCGTTGCAGGACGACGATGCCGGCCCGCTCGACCAGCTCTCGCTCAGCCTGCTGATCGAGGAGGCGGCCGGGCCGCAGCGGCCCTTCGGCGTGCCCTTCGAGATCGCACTCATCGGCGAAAAGCCGGAGCCGGTCTGCCGACGCAATCCCGGCATGAACTATGGGCTCGGAAACATCGTCGACAATGCCGTCGACTTCGCCCGCTCCAAGGTGACGATCACGGCGCAGTGGACGGAAGGGGCGGTCATCCTGACTATCGCCGATGACGGCCCAGGCTTCACGCCGGAAGTGCTGATGCGAGCTGGCGACCCCTATCTCTCGCGCTCGCATGACAAGGAATCACGCGCCGGCGGCGGCCTCGGGCTGGGCCTGTTCATCGCCAAGACACTGCTGGAGCGCAGCGGCGCGACGCTCGAATTCTCCAATTTGCCGCTGCCGGCGACCGGCGCCAGCATCCGGATCACCTGGCTGCGCGCGGTCTTCGAGCGCGACGATCGACCGGCTGGA is drawn from Bosea sp. Tri-49 and contains these coding sequences:
- a CDS encoding ActS/PrrB/RegB family redox-sensitive histidine kinase, with the translated sequence MPRHLRLDTLVRLRWLAIAGQSVAVAGVHFGLGFSLPFGWCFLVIAVSAWLNIALRIRFPLSHRLREGAATALLGFDILQLAALLYLTGGLQNPFAILFLAPVMISATALPPRHTLALGLLAAGLATLLTILHWPLPWAGTGRPVLPPQYQVGNWIALLLGLGFTGIYAWRVAKEARDLSEALAATELVLAREQHLSQLDGLAAAAAHELGTPLATIALVARELSRLAPAEGEMAEDITLLREQVERCRGILGKLASLQDDDAGPLDQLSLSLLIEEAAGPQRPFGVPFEIALIGEKPEPVCRRNPGMNYGLGNIVDNAVDFARSKVTITAQWTEGAVILTIADDGPGFTPEVLMRAGDPYLSRSHDKESRAGGGLGLGLFIAKTLLERSGATLEFSNLPLPATGASIRITWLRAVFERDDRPAGPSNPELLAPYATE